In Desulfovibrio sp., the genomic window AAACCATGGTCGTGATCAACGCGCCCCTGTCGCCCATGGCCGAAGAGTACCGCAAGCTCAAGGAATCCGTGGTCAAGATGACCAAGCGGGATCGTTTCGACAACCTTATCGCCGTGACCAGCGCCACCGTGGGCGAGGGCAAGAGCATGACCGCCGTGAATCTGGCCGCCTGCCTGGCCGGGGAATTCGATCACACCGTGCTGCTCATTGATGCGGATCTGCGCCGTCCCACCGTGCACAAGTACCTGCAGCTGGGTTCGCGCAAGGGGCTCTCCGATTGCCTGCGCGAAGGCCTGGACGTGGGCGAACTGCTGGTCAAGACGGACATCGGCAAGCTTTCCGTCCTGCCTGCGGGCACCCCCGTGGCCAATCCGGTGGAGCTCTTCTCGTCGGAAATCATGCGCAACTTGTTTCGGGAAATGAAGACCCGTTACTCGGATCGCTACATCATCATCGACACCCCGCCCGTGCTCCCCTTTGCCGAGACCCGCTCCATCGCGCGCCTGGCCGACGGGGTGCTACTGGTGGTCAAGGAAGGGCAGCCGAGCCTGGGCCAGATCGAGGAAGCCCTGGACGTCCTGGACACCAAGGTCCTGGGCATCGTCTACAACGGCGCCCAGCAGCAGCATCGAAACTCCTACTACTATTACTCGGAATAACCTGTGTACAAGGAATTCTTCGGGCTGCGCGAAAAGCCCTTCGACCTGTTGCCCAATCCAGATTTCTTGTATCCGAGCAAGGCGCACAAGCGGGCCCTGACCTATCTTTCCCACGGCATCAGGGAGCGGGCCGGGTTCATTTTGCTGACCGGGGAAGTGGGTTCGGGCAAGACCACGCTGATCCGCAACATGATCCGCTCCGAGTTGCGCGACAGCGTGCTGGCCAAGGTTTTCAACACCAGGGTCGATTCCCTGCAGCTGCTCATGCAGATCAACAGCGATTTCGGCCTGGAAACCGATGGCCGGGACAAGGCCGCCCTGTTGCGTGAGCTGAACGATTTTCTCATCGAGCAGTACGCCCAGAGCCGCCAGGCTGTGCTGATCATCGACGAGGCCCAGAACCTGTCCTCCGAAATTCTCGAAGAGATCCGCATGCTCTCCAATCTGGAGACGGACCGTGACAAGCTGTTGCAGATCATCCTCGTGGGCCAGCCCCAACTGCGCGAAATCCTGGCCCGGCCCGAACTTTTGCAGCTGCGCCAGCGCATCCAGATCAACTGCAATCTGCAGCCCTTAAGTCCGGCAGAGGTGCGGGAATACATCGAGTTTCGCATGGAAAAGGCCGGCAACCGCTCGGCCCTGACCTTCGACGATGCGGCCGTGGAGGCCATCGCCACCTACAGCAGGGGCATCCCGCGACTGATCAATATTTTGTGCGATTACATCATGATCGACGCCTTTTCCGCCGAAGCCCGCCACATCGACGGCAAGACCGTGCAC contains:
- a CDS encoding XrtA-associated tyrosine autokinase, with protein sequence TMVVINAPLSPMAEEYRKLKESVVKMTKRDRFDNLIAVTSATVGEGKSMTAVNLAACLAGEFDHTVLLIDADLRRPTVHKYLQLGSRKGLSDCLREGLDVGELLVKTDIGKLSVLPAGTPVANPVELFSSEIMRNLFREMKTRYSDRYIIIDTPPVLPFAETRSIARLADGVLLVVKEGQPSLGQIEEALDVLDTKVLGIVYNGAQQQHRNSYYYYSE
- a CDS encoding XrtA/PEP-CTERM system-associated ATPase; translation: MYKEFFGLREKPFDLLPNPDFLYPSKAHKRALTYLSHGIRERAGFILLTGEVGSGKTTLIRNMIRSELRDSVLAKVFNTRVDSLQLLMQINSDFGLETDGRDKAALLRELNDFLIEQYAQSRQAVLIIDEAQNLSSEILEEIRMLSNLETDRDKLLQIILVGQPQLREILARPELLQLRQRIQINCNLQPLSPAEVREYIEFRMEKAGNRSALTFDDAAVEAIATYSRGIPRLINILCDYIMIDAFSAEARHIDGKTVHELAGDLSFEAQYWDAKPAEQPGGGSAGLQPMLNGGVQPMINGVSGQAKVLAAIGALNKRVESLEFQPVWDNAALLDLRDRMDKMELQQRSMVQELWAGIQQLRSEISLKDAPVVGEEPASNKRSSVWKFLWGE